DNA sequence from the Scophthalmus maximus strain ysfricsl-2021 chromosome 1, ASM2237912v1, whole genome shotgun sequence genome:
GCCAGAGACGAGGAGCCGCGCCGACAAGGACCTGCAGCTGAGCGACCTGGACGACTTCGACGCGCTGGAGTCGGAGAGCTCGGAGTGCGAGCTGAAGCACCGGTACCACATGAACGCGCACATGACGACCACCGCCGACTGCCCCGCGGAGCACCTCGCCAAGGACTCGAGCCTGAAGATCTCCATCCCCATTTCCCTCGGCGGGGAGCAGGACTTGGGCAAGAGTTGCCTCAAGGCGACGAGCCCAGAGGACTTCCAAGCGGACAGCAGGCTGCAGGCCAAGGCGTGTTAcacccaccagcaccaccagcaccaccaccagcagcaccagcagcaccagcaccagcagcagggCCACCAGATACTGGACGGCAAGCCCCGCATCTGGTCCCTGGCCCAGACTGCCACGTCCCTGAACCAGACTGAGTATCCGTCCTGCATGCTGAGGtgccagccgccgccgccgccctcctcctcctcctcctccctcgccccGTCCCCCGCCGCGGCCTCGCCCGGGGCCGGCCCGGACAACAGGCAGGACTCGCCGGTCACCACGCTGAGGAACTGGGTGGACGGGGTCTTCCACGACCCCTTGTTCAGGCACAGCACTTTGAGCCAGGCCCTGACCAGCACCGCCGTCTCTTGGAGCGCGGACGCCAAGGGCGCAGCGCTGGAGGCGGAGAGGAGCGCGGcggtcctgcagcagcagcagcagcagcagcagcagcagcaggactcgTCCAAAGACAGTGGCATGGGTTTCCCCAAAAGCATCAACAAACTCTTCTGCTCCTAACGAAACCAAAATGACCCTTTGGATGCGAAAAAAGAGAACAGACTGGGACCGGCTGAAAAGTCGGATGGAAGAGCCTATGGCGTCTCCATGTTCCCCTCATTATGTTTTATtcggtttttttttattgttttttttttttataaagcaaTGGTAGCTATAATATGCTGTTACATCGGCGTCACACGAGTGAGCTATGTCCGGATCCGTTTGGTTTCTCTTGATTCATCGCACGCACAAAACCCTATCGAAgtgtataaaatgaaaaaaaaaaaattacaccttggttcagaaaaaaaaaaaaaaattaaggccTGAGGTttacgttcttttttttttttttttggaattattattttttctttactatGCGCATGCAAATGTAATTGAATATCATTTAGGGTCGCAAGCAGTTGAGTATcactgttaaatgaaaaaaaaaagaatgaaaaaaaagtctcacaAAAATGCACAGCTCTCctgggaggaggacgagcgcGTTCTGAACTTTGTtcactggaaataaaaaagagcagTCGGTTTCTGACGTGGCGTTCGTGGTGGGAgttgctgtccatggtgctgaactGCAGGCCTCGACActcacacatatgtatatatatatatatgtattctttctttgtatttctttccaTATACAAACTACGTCCCGTCTTCTCGGAAGCGCGAGGGGCCTTTCCGAAATGGAGGTCAGAGCAGGTGTATCAGTCCGTGTTCATTCGAACCCGTTCAAACGCGCTTCAACGTCTCCAACCCCTTTGAATAGAATTATTCCTTTTCCCCTCCGGAAACCACTGGCTCTCATTCAGTGACCTCGAGGAAACGAGGCGGCTTCAACCCTCAAGACGGAGCAGCATCAGTATCTGGGATCTGCCTCGTTAATTCCCTCTAAACAGGCCGTAATTGGGATGTTCGCAGTCATATTTCATGTCAGGCtattgatccccccccccccccgacccctcccctccctgatCTCTGATAATACTATCGAAACATCTCAACATCGCGCATGATGCGGCTGTCAGAAGGGTGAGTTATTCGCCACATGCGTCCGTTAATGGGTTCAAAACTgagaccaccccccccccccccccccccccccggcgcaATCATTCGAAGTGAGGAGTTTTCGTTTTTGACACTAAACCCCTCAATTTCCTAGAGAGCCCGatacacagggagagagagaagaagaagaagaagaagaagaaggagaaaaccAAACGGCCCGGACGCTGATTCCCTCTTCTGGCACAGTGAAGGGGCTTTATACGGGAGGGGCCACGTCGAAAAGTGAAAAGGGCAAAGGAACTCGAATTAGTTGTTGTAGATAAAAGGGCAAAACGAAAGGAGTCAAGGGTACTTGACAGTAATGGCGAAAGTGGAGCTCTCGGGGGACCCGGGCTGTCCTgcgagagggtgtgtgtgtggggggggggggggggggggggggggggcttcagtGATGAATTTTAATGGGAAAAAGCACAAACGattgagaccccccccccttctggaATAAAGTGAAGTGCTGGACAAAGGggattttctatatatatatatatatatatatatatatatatatatatatatatatatatatatatatatatatatatatatatatatatatatatatctgagtCAGGATGTATGTTTTTATTCGCGTCCTTAGGTCAGGAGAACCTTGCCTGCAGCATTTCTAAAGTTGACATGATGGCGGCAAAATAAACTGGAGGGaagatacacaaaaacacacacaccatatatatatatatatatatatatatatatatatatatatatatatatatatatatatatatatatatatatatatatatatatatatatatatatatatatatatggtgtgtgtgtgtgtatattaacAGCTGACTCGATTtggcctgtttttttatttatttattttattattatataaactTTTTATATAAACTTGGGGTATTCCagcaggtatatatatatatatatatatatatatatatatatatatatatatatatataattaggACCCCCGAGTTTAAGTTGTACGCAGGTGAGACATTAAGGCATCGgccttttaaattaatttaagcACGGATTTTATTAGACCTCTGAAccaagtggctttttttttttttacttgagaaagaaagagacgtggagtgagacgggggggggggggcagctatAACTAAATCATTCAGCCGTGGCAAATACGAACACACAGTGGGAGCGAGATGGTAAATTAACGggggcctttttcttttttcttttcgcaGAGACCAAATACAACTGTAATCAGCGACGCGTTGCTTTTCATTAAGCGGGTCTGACAGCGGCACATTCAGCCGCACCTCTGAAATACACCGCTCTCGACGCCAGAGTCATAAGATAATTCCTTAAGCTCCATTAACAACTCTTAGCCGCAGGAAATGGGCTCCCCCTGAAAACATCTCCAAATCTAAAAGCTTTATCGACCTGGCAAACCTCAGCTGATGgcttctctcttccccccctccacctcctacatctctctctctctctctcttcctctctctcaccccccccccccccccccccccccccccccctttcaacTTAAGGGACAGGAACGTCCAACTGAGGTAATAGACTTTGACACAACACATTAAATGGGAAAtgagaaaagggagaagaaagggCACCCTTAAACGCCTTTTAAACGTTACCAATTAGAGGTTTAAGACTTGAATAAGACGTAGGCCTTTGGCATATGCTTGACTGATGGGACATTTAAGCGAATACCTTCCCCACTTGAAGCGACATGTAACCGAGCACAAGAGTGCATTCCTCCATGTGAGGTAAAGCCCAGCCAAGGGATCGAGCTCTATCTCACTTTCTGGAAATaaggaaaagagaaaggttCACCAGCAATATAACTATTGTCCCCATCTAAGATTGTGTTCAATTATTTATATCACAAATGATAAATTATATCTCAAACGATATGGAACCattttggacacacacacacacacacacacacacacacacacacacacacacacacacacacacacacacacacacacacacacacacacacacacacacacacacacacacacacacacacacctgctgttTTTATAGTAGTATAATGTAAAAGGTTGACAAAACTGACTGAGAAACTGAGAAAGACTGAAACACAGAACTACAGCAAGGGGCTTCTCcagaaaaatagagagagagagagactgggtcAGGTTAATACCACTGTGACCCTGAGtcataaatatatttacacatcattacacatcaacacacacacacacacacacatcgggcttaattgaatatttattcatctattcaATGACTAACATTAATAGGGCCAGAATAGCCGCATTGTGATCAAagctcaaaatgaaaatatgaagcGTGACAAAGAGCTGTGTAGGGACaccgctaacacacacacacgcagacacacacacgcgcacacacacgagcagaaGGCTCTGTGTCGTATTGCCCCAGTCAAGAATCAATGGAATGGCCTTTTATTCCAATTAAAAAGAAGCACATTATtattagaggggaaaaaaatatgtatttgcagctttaataaacaaaacagcCTGTAGGTGTGTGAC
Encoded proteins:
- the irx4a gene encoding iroquois-class homeodomain protein IRX-4a — protein: MSYPQFGYPYSSAPQFLMTSNSLTACCESTGRSITDAGVAASGQTPVYCPVYESRLLATARHELSSAAALGVYGSPYAGGQSYGNYVTYGTDASAFYSLGTFDAKDATASAHAGITQATTYYPYDPTLGQYQYDRYGSMDGGTRRKNATRETTSTLKAWLQEHRKNPYPTKGEKIMLAIITKMTLTQVSTWFANARRRLKKENKMTWPPRNKGSEEKRYDEDEDGSQEEQIKSENNEDETRSRADKDLQLSDLDDFDALESESSECELKHRYHMNAHMTTTADCPAEHLAKDSSLKISIPISLGGEQDLGKSCLKATSPEDFQADSRLQAKACYTHQHHQHHHQQHQQHQHQQQGHQILDGKPRIWSLAQTATSLNQTEYPSCMLRCQPPPPPSSSSSSLAPSPAAASPGAGPDNRQDSPVTTLRNWVDGVFHDPLFRHSTLSQALTSTAVSWSADAKGAALEAERSAAVLQQQQQQQQQQQDSSKDSGMGFPKSINKLFCS